A single window of Granulicella sibirica DNA harbors:
- a CDS encoding septal ring lytic transglycosylase RlpA family protein, with protein sequence MTLRKSPSYVMVSLLTIAAMGLAGCHHDTRAYQPPVAPSYPSPASGAGSRGADTSVGAVRVPEFTPVIPADASLLSSEVGLASWYGPNYNHGRSANGEVYDQDGMTAASRTLPLGAIVRVTNLASGEVAVARITDRGPFIPGRIIDLSLGAAKAAGLYRIGVGKVRVEAFELAGAVVPPAKWCVQIGAFMDPDDALQMKNDLKRRYGAANVISFKGPTGSWVRLTLPVPDKEPSAEVAATVRVPDPGVEAYVTRTN encoded by the coding sequence ATGACGCTGCGGAAGAGTCCGAGCTATGTGATGGTGAGCTTATTGACGATTGCGGCAATGGGGCTCGCCGGGTGCCATCACGATACGCGGGCTTATCAGCCTCCAGTGGCACCGAGCTATCCGTCACCTGCGTCAGGTGCTGGATCGCGTGGTGCGGATACAAGTGTTGGAGCAGTGCGGGTCCCAGAGTTCACGCCTGTGATTCCGGCTGATGCGTCTCTGCTTTCGAGTGAGGTGGGGCTTGCGAGCTGGTATGGTCCAAACTACAACCACGGCAGGAGTGCGAACGGCGAGGTATACGACCAGGACGGGATGACTGCCGCGAGCAGGACGCTTCCGTTGGGGGCGATCGTGCGCGTGACAAACCTCGCAAGCGGAGAGGTGGCCGTCGCGAGGATCACCGATCGGGGCCCTTTTATCCCGGGAAGGATCATCGATCTTTCACTTGGGGCGGCGAAGGCGGCCGGCCTTTATAGGATTGGTGTGGGGAAGGTGCGGGTGGAGGCGTTCGAACTGGCCGGTGCGGTGGTGCCTCCAGCGAAGTGGTGTGTGCAGATCGGGGCTTTCATGGATCCGGACGATGCGTTGCAGATGAAGAACGATCTGAAACGACGATACGGAGCGGCGAACGTGATCTCGTTCAAGGGGCCGACCGGAAGCTGGGTTCGGCTGACGCTGCCGGTGCCGGATAAAGAACCTTCGGCGGAAGTGGCGGCCACGGTTCGAGTTCCGGACCCGGGAGTCGAGGCGTATGTCACGAGGACGAATTGA
- a CDS encoding OmpH family outer membrane protein, with protein sequence MNRTQSLVSAFGAGIVALSTLSGVAQTAPAPAPAAAAPAAVAPQAIPAKIALIAFEQAVVATNEGQRSVLEVQKKYEPKKAQIDTQSGEVESLKKQLQAAPATMTDEDRQSRLRTIDTKEKQLNRDAEDATNAYNTDLQEALSKVAQKVSVTMRDYCQKNGYTLLLDVGGQQSNVLWANQGTDVSQAVVQAYNTTSGVAAPAPSAPSATATPRPRATTPAARPAAK encoded by the coding sequence ATGAATCGCACTCAAAGTCTTGTCTCCGCCTTTGGCGCGGGAATCGTTGCCTTGTCCACCCTGTCTGGCGTGGCTCAGACCGCACCCGCCCCGGCTCCCGCTGCAGCGGCCCCGGCGGCGGTCGCTCCGCAGGCGATCCCGGCGAAGATCGCACTGATCGCGTTCGAGCAGGCGGTCGTTGCGACGAACGAGGGCCAGCGGAGCGTGCTGGAAGTGCAGAAGAAGTATGAGCCGAAGAAGGCGCAGATCGACACGCAGTCGGGCGAAGTGGAATCGCTGAAGAAGCAGCTTCAGGCAGCCCCTGCGACGATGACCGACGAGGATCGTCAGTCGCGCCTGCGGACGATCGACACAAAGGAAAAGCAGCTCAATCGCGACGCGGAAGATGCGACCAACGCCTACAACACCGACCTGCAGGAAGCGCTGAGCAAGGTCGCCCAGAAGGTTTCCGTGACGATGCGCGACTACTGCCAGAAGAATGGATATACGCTTCTGCTGGACGTGGGAGGTCAGCAGAGCAACGTGCTTTGGGCAAATCAGGGAACGGATGTGTCGCAGGCTGTCGTTCAGGCCTACAACACGACTTCGGGCGTAGCGGCTCCCGCACCGTCGGCACCGTCGGCGACTGCGACCCCGCGTCCCCGCGCCACCACGCCTGCCGCTCGACCGGCTGCCAAGTAG
- a CDS encoding oxidative damage protection protein — MDHMVYCAKYKAEMKGLAEPPFDSDFGQKIYKNVSEKAWGEWVERQKMLLNEYRLQPWTREAQEFLVEQMNEFFFGEGGALPKEYVAPE, encoded by the coding sequence ATGGATCACATGGTTTACTGCGCGAAGTACAAGGCGGAGATGAAGGGATTGGCAGAGCCGCCGTTCGACTCTGATTTCGGTCAGAAGATCTACAAGAACGTGTCGGAGAAGGCGTGGGGCGAATGGGTGGAGCGGCAGAAGATGCTTTTGAATGAATACCGACTGCAGCCTTGGACACGCGAGGCGCAGGAGTTTCTCGTGGAGCAGATGAACGAGTTCTTCTTTGGTGAGGGTGGTGCATTGCCGAAGGAGTACGTGGCCCCCGAGTAG
- a CDS encoding DUF4331 family protein, with the protein MTGKMGWIRGVATVAIAAMTFTMVSPKVFASDHREAPTVDGIPEGDLTDVYVFTDPNDSTRCVLIMNVNPFSNSSEAASYAFSPDLLYQFKIDNTGDAKEDLVIQAVFDQAGQSQTASIYGPALPTTTGARNTLLSSAPTATGKFGTVFGTSGAVQAYFGLRDDPFVFDFAQFNRILNNTQDLFRQVGTFRGRPVRTDGTSGVDSFAGFNVTSLVVSVPKSMLRGSSSKINVWATVSSRVPTRQGAKTYQQFERQGQQAFATIFIPKGAARDAENFEIPEHDVANYSALIPDALTTVDNDGSGNTIAGRAAVLTSLGLTALPNGAPLLLPASFNNPSKDLLRIALLPDVLRFDLDLDPSNPAIGQFGLQNGRTLSFSSIDVPLQLLRQLSDVHFPSGIPGGGSLGSRVALDCSGFNPPTTTCTDRRVNVVLQGTQFIKPDSTIANYVTVGNDQPFLTTFPYVANPAPLPGEPGTIGYPPQQ; encoded by the coding sequence ATGACGGGCAAAATGGGCTGGATTCGAGGAGTTGCGACGGTTGCGATCGCTGCGATGACGTTCACGATGGTTTCACCCAAGGTGTTTGCTTCAGACCACCGTGAGGCTCCAACAGTCGATGGGATCCCTGAAGGCGATCTCACCGACGTGTATGTCTTTACTGATCCCAACGATTCGACGCGGTGCGTTCTGATCATGAACGTCAATCCCTTCTCGAACTCCTCCGAGGCCGCGAGCTATGCGTTCTCGCCAGACCTTCTCTATCAGTTCAAGATCGATAACACGGGCGACGCGAAGGAAGACCTGGTGATCCAGGCGGTGTTCGACCAAGCAGGACAGTCGCAGACTGCGTCGATTTACGGTCCGGCGCTTCCGACAACGACCGGGGCTCGGAACACACTGCTTTCTTCGGCTCCGACCGCTACTGGCAAATTCGGAACGGTATTCGGGACTTCGGGTGCGGTGCAAGCGTATTTTGGACTGCGGGACGATCCATTTGTGTTCGATTTCGCGCAGTTCAACCGGATTCTGAATAATACGCAGGACTTGTTCCGCCAAGTTGGGACATTTCGAGGTCGTCCCGTGCGTACGGATGGAACGTCAGGAGTAGATAGCTTCGCCGGATTCAATGTGACGTCGCTCGTGGTGTCGGTACCGAAGTCGATGCTGCGTGGGTCATCCTCGAAGATCAACGTCTGGGCGACGGTGAGCTCTCGAGTCCCGACGCGACAGGGTGCGAAGACCTACCAGCAGTTCGAGCGTCAGGGGCAACAGGCATTTGCGACGATCTTCATCCCAAAGGGCGCGGCACGCGATGCGGAGAACTTCGAGATTCCCGAACACGATGTCGCGAACTACTCGGCTCTCATTCCTGATGCGTTGACCACGGTCGACAATGACGGGAGTGGAAACACGATTGCGGGACGCGCGGCTGTGCTGACCTCGCTTGGTCTGACGGCCCTTCCAAACGGAGCGCCACTGCTTCTGCCGGCGAGCTTCAACAATCCGAGCAAGGATCTGTTGCGTATTGCGCTTCTGCCAGACGTACTGCGATTCGATCTCGACCTCGATCCAAGCAATCCAGCGATTGGGCAATTCGGCTTGCAGAACGGGCGTACGCTGAGTTTTTCGTCGATCGATGTGCCGTTGCAATTATTGCGTCAGCTCTCGGATGTTCACTTCCCTTCGGGAATTCCGGGTGGTGGTTCGCTAGGTTCGCGTGTCGCGCTTGATTGCAGTGGATTCAATCCACCCACAACGACATGCACGGATCGTCGCGTGAATGTAGTGCTGCAAGGGACGCAATTCATCAAGCCGGACTCGACGATTGCGAACTATGTCACAGTCGGTAACGATCAGCCATTCCTGACGACGTTCCCGTATGTCGCGAATCCGGCTCCGCTGCCTGGTGAGCCGGGTACGATTGGATATCCTCCGCAGCAGTAA
- a CDS encoding tetratricopeptide repeat protein translates to MTHTDMNVKGRLWWPALAVFAACSGLGWSQGTSASAGAVKHVDPADQRIWFYQAQLKRDPDYWMNYNRLASAYAQKARETGDISYFELAETALNQSLKLESTHTDAAPAYTQLATVHLAEHKFSEAGEDAAKAIALEPSEMFAYPSAGDAELEMGNYAASRKYYEQLTEPRDGRPHLGIAFLAASHGAGLDWIRGDTAQATADLEKAIQLAKELHLPAENLAWTQFMLGEQFFQMGDLVSAEREEMASLSAFPRYHRALAAMGQIRASQGRYPEAISFYKDAVSIIPLPIYIAALGDVHAVSGDKAEAEKEYSLVEYIGKLSAINKQVFNRELALFYADHDRKLADGLVLAQKELEVRHDVYTSDALAWALLKNRQAAKAKEEMEKALRMGTQDALMEYHAGLIYGALGDTAQESAHLKRALAINPGFHVIFAGQAAKMLAGLEGHGTGATVTAAGVADAH, encoded by the coding sequence ATGACTCACACGGATATGAATGTGAAGGGCCGGCTCTGGTGGCCGGCCCTTGCTGTCTTCGCTGCTTGTTCGGGGCTGGGCTGGAGCCAGGGGACGAGTGCTTCGGCTGGCGCAGTTAAGCATGTGGATCCGGCGGATCAGAGGATCTGGTTTTATCAAGCACAGTTGAAGCGCGATCCAGACTATTGGATGAACTACAACCGGCTTGCCTCGGCGTATGCGCAGAAGGCTCGGGAGACGGGGGACATCAGCTATTTCGAGTTGGCGGAGACAGCGCTGAACCAGTCGTTGAAGCTGGAGTCGACGCATACGGACGCTGCTCCGGCTTATACGCAGTTAGCTACGGTGCATCTTGCGGAGCATAAGTTCAGCGAGGCAGGGGAGGATGCGGCGAAGGCAATTGCGCTGGAGCCTTCGGAAATGTTCGCGTACCCGTCTGCCGGGGATGCGGAGCTTGAGATGGGGAACTATGCAGCTTCGCGGAAATATTATGAGCAACTGACCGAGCCTCGGGACGGGAGGCCACATCTGGGGATTGCGTTTCTAGCGGCGAGCCATGGGGCTGGGCTGGACTGGATTAGAGGAGATACGGCGCAGGCGACGGCGGATCTGGAGAAGGCGATTCAGCTTGCCAAAGAACTGCACCTTCCTGCGGAGAATCTGGCGTGGACACAGTTCATGCTGGGCGAGCAGTTCTTTCAGATGGGAGATCTGGTTTCGGCGGAACGGGAGGAGATGGCTTCTCTGAGTGCGTTTCCGCGGTATCACCGGGCACTGGCAGCGATGGGCCAGATCCGGGCATCGCAGGGCCGTTACCCCGAGGCGATCTCTTTCTATAAAGATGCGGTCTCGATCATCCCTCTACCGATCTACATCGCCGCGCTTGGGGATGTCCATGCGGTGAGTGGGGATAAAGCGGAGGCGGAGAAGGAGTACTCGCTGGTGGAATACATCGGAAAACTGAGCGCGATCAACAAGCAGGTCTTCAACCGGGAGCTTGCACTCTTTTATGCGGACCATGACCGAAAACTGGCGGATGGGCTTGTGCTCGCACAGAAGGAGCTAGAGGTGCGGCACGATGTGTACACCTCGGATGCGCTGGCGTGGGCTCTGCTGAAGAATCGGCAGGCGGCGAAAGCGAAAGAAGAGATGGAGAAGGCGCTGCGGATGGGGACGCAGGATGCTTTGATGGAGTATCACGCGGGGTTGATCTACGGGGCGCTTGGAGACACGGCACAGGAAAGCGCACATTTGAAGCGGGCGCTGGCGATCAATCCTGGGTTCCATGTCATCTTCGCGGGGCAGGCGGCTAAGATGCTTGCAGGGCTCGAAGGACACGGGACAGGAGCCACGGTTACGGCCGCCGGAGTAGCAGATGCGCATTAG
- a CDS encoding sulfite exporter TauE/SafE family protein, with translation MRIRIGFAAAVMLVAMAQVCLAHPMGNFSINHYAGIHVERDAVEVRYIVDFAEIPTYQEIQDAGIVAQVGDAFLPKYLAKQASVWGKNLTVQVNGDPVRLVAASEKVIFPPGAGGLPTMKIGVVYRGVIRTKGHGPLRLHYADGNFAGHAGWKEIVVTAGSGVTLEGKQRYMVDRSGQLTNYPTDLLSSPPQDLEAEFSYSVVGLAPMLAEKAGSVRAKAVAVVPEVASATVPVVAAPAPVLLLEANKQATPRSRFTELITTKETSLWFLITAAFFAAGLGAMHALEPGHGKTIVAAYLVGSRGRTRHAVGLGLLVTAAHTAGVYLLGAVVLYASKYVIPERIYPWLSIFSGLVIAVLAAYLFLRAWTGLSEPEEHAEGVLHTHWYSVRRDPVTETAASPADEKTVPLKQLIVLGITGGIIPCPAALVVLLSAVSLHRVGLGLFLIVAFSLGLAAVLIGIGILMVRARGLLSRWRSDAPWMHRWLPLASSSAMFLAGLAIAGAAIPAIGSSGNLFARIETLAHEHLASFAAIVGLGLFLGMRHSTDPDHVVAVSTIVSRERSVGQGAFIGMMWGLGHTLTIFIVGAAIILFKLTIPPRLGLSMEMAVAAMLILLGVLNLTGVLQRLTERFAPASWKKDSIEAPVGRGRLLERYGWFHLMRPLAIGLVHGLAGSAAVALLVLSMIRSPAWAVAYLVVFGLGTVVGMMLMTTAMAIPVALTGKKFSRSLTVVSGLASVCFGLFLVYQIGFVDGLFRSHVHWTPQ, from the coding sequence ATGCGCATTAGGATTGGTTTCGCGGCGGCGGTGATGCTGGTGGCGATGGCTCAGGTGTGCCTCGCTCATCCGATGGGGAACTTCAGCATCAACCACTATGCCGGGATTCACGTGGAGCGGGATGCAGTTGAAGTGCGGTACATCGTCGATTTTGCCGAGATTCCGACCTACCAGGAGATTCAAGACGCAGGTATCGTGGCGCAGGTCGGGGATGCTTTTCTGCCGAAGTATCTCGCGAAGCAGGCTTCGGTCTGGGGTAAGAACCTGACGGTTCAGGTGAATGGCGATCCGGTGCGTCTGGTAGCGGCTTCGGAGAAGGTGATCTTTCCCCCCGGAGCGGGTGGGCTGCCTACGATGAAGATCGGGGTGGTGTATCGGGGGGTAATTCGGACTAAGGGTCATGGGCCGCTGCGGCTGCATTACGCGGATGGGAACTTCGCGGGGCATGCGGGTTGGAAGGAGATTGTCGTTACCGCTGGTAGCGGGGTGACGCTCGAGGGAAAACAGCGGTACATGGTGGATCGCAGCGGGCAGCTTACGAACTATCCGACTGATCTGTTGAGTAGTCCTCCACAGGATCTGGAGGCGGAGTTTAGCTACTCTGTTGTGGGCCTGGCTCCGATGCTGGCAGAGAAAGCTGGTTCGGTTAGGGCGAAAGCAGTTGCGGTTGTGCCAGAGGTTGCGTCTGCGACGGTTCCGGTGGTGGCTGCACCTGCTCCTGTGCTTCTTCTGGAAGCGAATAAGCAGGCCACTCCGCGAAGCCGGTTTACGGAGCTGATTACGACCAAGGAGACTAGTCTCTGGTTTCTGATTACCGCGGCCTTCTTTGCCGCTGGTCTTGGGGCCATGCATGCTCTCGAGCCCGGGCACGGGAAGACGATCGTGGCGGCCTATCTGGTTGGCTCGCGGGGGCGGACGCGGCATGCGGTTGGATTGGGATTGCTGGTGACAGCGGCGCATACGGCGGGGGTGTACCTGCTGGGAGCGGTGGTACTGTATGCGTCGAAGTATGTCATTCCAGAGAGGATCTATCCGTGGCTGAGTATCTTCTCCGGGCTTGTGATCGCTGTGCTTGCGGCTTACCTGTTTCTGCGGGCTTGGACTGGACTTTCGGAGCCTGAGGAGCATGCGGAGGGAGTGCTGCATACGCATTGGTATTCGGTGCGGCGGGATCCGGTCACCGAGACTGCTGCGAGTCCTGCGGATGAGAAGACAGTTCCTCTGAAGCAATTGATCGTGCTTGGGATTACCGGTGGGATTATTCCTTGTCCCGCAGCGCTTGTAGTGCTGCTGAGTGCGGTTTCGCTGCATCGGGTGGGGCTTGGGTTGTTCCTGATCGTGGCGTTCAGTCTTGGGCTGGCGGCGGTGTTGATTGGCATTGGGATCCTGATGGTTCGTGCGAGAGGGCTGCTTTCGCGATGGAGGAGCGATGCTCCGTGGATGCACCGCTGGCTTCCGCTGGCTTCGTCTTCGGCTATGTTCCTCGCCGGGTTGGCGATTGCGGGAGCGGCGATTCCTGCTATCGGCTCATCGGGGAATCTGTTTGCCAGGATTGAGACGCTGGCGCATGAGCATCTGGCTTCGTTTGCGGCGATCGTTGGCCTCGGACTTTTTCTCGGGATGCGGCACTCGACGGATCCGGATCATGTGGTGGCGGTTTCTACGATAGTGAGCCGGGAGCGTTCGGTGGGACAGGGTGCATTTATCGGGATGATGTGGGGGTTGGGGCATACGCTGACCATCTTCATAGTCGGGGCGGCAATCATCCTGTTCAAGCTGACGATTCCTCCACGGCTTGGGCTGTCGATGGAGATGGCTGTGGCGGCGATGCTGATCCTGCTTGGGGTGCTGAACCTTACCGGGGTGCTTCAGAGGCTCACGGAGCGGTTTGCTCCGGCCTCTTGGAAGAAGGATTCGATCGAGGCTCCCGTTGGGCGTGGGCGGCTGCTCGAGCGGTATGGATGGTTTCACCTAATGAGGCCGTTGGCGATCGGGCTGGTGCATGGACTTGCTGGATCGGCTGCGGTCGCTCTGCTTGTACTTTCGATGATTCGCAGTCCGGCGTGGGCGGTTGCTTACCTTGTGGTGTTCGGGCTCGGGACCGTGGTTGGAATGATGCTGATGACGACCGCGATGGCGATTCCGGTGGCGCTTACCGGGAAGAAGTTTTCGCGGTCGCTGACGGTGGTCTCCGGGCTGGCGAGTGTCTGCTTTGGGCTGTTTCTCGTCTACCAGATCGGGTTTGTGGATGGGCTGTTCCGGAGCCATGTGCACTGGACGCCGCAGTGA
- a CDS encoding TetR/AcrR family transcriptional regulator, with the protein MSSDSREKILAAARLVAQAHGYSGLNFRDLAEDVGIRAASIYHHFPSKADLATAVAKRYWEDAALGLEALLVKSADPRAALRQYPQTFRYALENENRMCLSGFMAAEYDDLPGPVKEEVQRFADVNVAWLSRLLSAAKMVPPKESELRARAIFAAVSGAQLMARSRSDIALYDALIENYRASGLLPA; encoded by the coding sequence GTGAGTTCAGATTCACGGGAAAAAATCCTGGCGGCCGCCAGGCTGGTGGCGCAGGCGCACGGCTATAGTGGGCTCAACTTTCGTGATCTCGCCGAAGATGTCGGCATCCGCGCCGCAAGCATCTACCACCACTTCCCCAGCAAAGCCGATCTCGCCACGGCGGTAGCCAAACGCTATTGGGAGGACGCAGCGTTAGGCCTCGAAGCTCTCCTGGTCAAGTCCGCCGATCCTCGCGCCGCTCTGCGACAATATCCCCAGACCTTTCGCTACGCGCTCGAGAACGAAAACCGCATGTGCCTCAGCGGCTTCATGGCCGCCGAATACGACGACCTGCCAGGCCCTGTAAAAGAGGAAGTTCAGAGATTCGCTGACGTCAACGTAGCCTGGCTGAGCAGGCTTCTTTCCGCTGCGAAGATGGTCCCCCCGAAAGAGAGCGAACTACGCGCCCGCGCCATCTTCGCCGCCGTCTCCGGCGCTCAGCTTATGGCGAGGAGCCGCTCCGACATCGCGCTCTACGACGCACTCATCGAAAACTACCGCGCGTCCGGTCTTTTACCGGCGTAA
- a CDS encoding tautomerase family protein, with protein sequence MPFARIDLAQGKTTEYRATVADIVYGGIVGVLKAPDGDRFMVVGEHSPENLVFDPNFLNIKRSPDLIFIQVTSTVGNTKEQKQAFFRQMADELNRRLGVRREDVFVSLVFVDRDDWSFGNGEPW encoded by the coding sequence ATGCCGTTTGCACGTATCGATCTGGCTCAGGGAAAGACCACCGAGTATCGCGCCACTGTGGCCGACATTGTGTACGGGGGGATTGTGGGAGTGCTGAAGGCCCCGGATGGCGACCGCTTCATGGTCGTCGGCGAGCACAGCCCGGAGAACCTCGTGTTCGATCCAAACTTCCTCAACATCAAGCGCTCGCCCGACCTGATTTTTATCCAGGTGACCAGCACAGTCGGCAATACGAAGGAGCAGAAACAGGCCTTCTTCCGGCAGATGGCGGATGAACTGAACCGTCGGCTGGGGGTGCGGCGTGAGGACGTGTTTGTGAGTTTGGTGTTTGTGGACCGGGATGATTGGTCGTTTGGGAATGGCGAGCCTTGGTGA
- a CDS encoding amidase, which produces MRSNLIYFDATKLAELIRNREVSPVEVVRAHLDRIEAVNPQLNAVVTIADGALAAAKMAEAEVMTGGELGLLHGVPFTVKDSIDTEGLLTQRGSPIFKGRIPEADATSVARMKSAGAILLAKTNLPEFSYSTETDNLLTGRSNNPWNVDRTPGGSSGGESASIAAGMSPLGLGTDLAISVRGPAANTGIIGFKPTHGRIPMTGVWPRVPRRNWHVGPMARSVRDVALAYSLLAGPDGADSFSTTPLRFDVGVGASPVQPIRVGWLVEPGFGPIDAEVAATVQKAAEALHGAGCVVEPVRIPALEQEDALDIFWKLHRMEVKPAFAEVTAGHEDQMFTISKAMLATPDTTMVEFVLAEQAAERLRDGFAEYFQRYDALLCPVLPLPAHAHGLSEFVINGQRVPAAHSLSATVPFNVTGLPGLSIRFGTSGEGLPIGVQLVSRWFAESTILYLGSVLEGVSPARNLWPAI; this is translated from the coding sequence ATGAGATCTAATTTGATTTACTTCGACGCGACTAAGCTGGCTGAACTGATTCGGAACCGCGAGGTCTCGCCGGTCGAGGTGGTGCGGGCGCACCTTGACCGCATCGAGGCCGTCAACCCTCAGCTCAATGCGGTTGTGACGATCGCGGATGGGGCGCTTGCTGCCGCGAAGATGGCGGAGGCAGAGGTGATGACGGGGGGTGAGTTAGGTCTTTTGCATGGGGTTCCGTTCACGGTGAAGGACTCGATCGATACTGAGGGACTTCTGACGCAGCGCGGCTCGCCGATCTTCAAGGGCCGGATTCCGGAGGCAGATGCTACGAGTGTGGCGCGCATGAAGAGTGCTGGAGCGATTCTGCTGGCGAAGACGAATCTGCCGGAGTTCTCTTACTCGACCGAGACGGACAACCTGCTGACGGGACGGTCTAACAATCCGTGGAACGTGGATCGGACACCGGGCGGGTCGAGCGGCGGCGAGTCGGCTTCGATTGCAGCGGGGATGTCTCCGCTTGGGCTTGGGACGGATCTTGCGATCTCGGTGCGCGGGCCGGCGGCGAATACGGGCATTATCGGGTTCAAGCCTACGCATGGGCGCATCCCGATGACGGGAGTTTGGCCTCGGGTGCCGCGCCGCAACTGGCATGTGGGACCGATGGCTCGGAGCGTTCGCGATGTGGCCCTGGCGTACTCGCTTCTTGCTGGACCGGATGGTGCGGATAGCTTCTCTACGACTCCTCTCCGTTTCGACGTGGGAGTGGGGGCGTCACCGGTGCAGCCAATTCGGGTGGGCTGGCTGGTTGAGCCCGGGTTTGGGCCGATCGACGCCGAGGTTGCAGCGACGGTGCAGAAGGCGGCGGAGGCGTTGCATGGCGCGGGCTGTGTCGTCGAGCCGGTTCGGATTCCGGCGCTCGAGCAGGAGGATGCGCTTGATATCTTCTGGAAGCTGCACCGGATGGAGGTGAAGCCTGCGTTCGCGGAGGTGACTGCCGGGCATGAGGACCAGATGTTCACGATCTCCAAGGCTATGCTCGCGACGCCGGATACGACGATGGTCGAGTTCGTGCTCGCGGAGCAGGCGGCGGAGAGGCTGAGGGATGGGTTCGCGGAATACTTCCAGCGGTATGACGCGCTGCTTTGCCCGGTGTTGCCGCTTCCGGCGCATGCGCATGGGCTGTCGGAGTTCGTGATCAACGGGCAGAGGGTGCCGGCGGCGCATAGCCTGAGCGCGACGGTGCCGTTCAACGTGACGGGGCTTCCGGGGTTGTCCATCCGGTTTGGCACGAGTGGGGAAGGGCTGCCGATTGGGGTGCAGTTGGTGTCGAGGTGGTTTGCGGAGTCGACTATTTTGTATCTGGGTTCGGTGCTGGAGGGAGTTAGTCCGGCGCGGAATCTTTGGCCAGCGATCTGA
- the greB gene encoding transcription elongation factor GreB gives MQKGFTRRPKAEEPAANHGKNYITPAGIERLKDERHFLLTKDRPAVVQVVAWAASNGDRSENADYQYSKRRLRQIDGRVRFLTKRIEAAEVIDPEAPRTGQRATRAFFGATVRYANAAGAEKVVSIVGTDEVDLDRNHISWDSPLGRALMKAAEDDEVVLRAPGGMETLTVLEVRYERISVEPFHVPPASDVATKGLDR, from the coding sequence ATGCAAAAAGGTTTTACAAGAAGACCGAAAGCAGAAGAGCCCGCCGCCAACCACGGCAAAAACTACATCACTCCAGCCGGGATCGAACGCCTGAAAGATGAGCGCCACTTCCTGCTCACCAAGGACCGCCCGGCCGTAGTGCAGGTGGTGGCGTGGGCTGCGAGTAATGGCGACCGCAGCGAAAACGCCGACTATCAGTACAGCAAGCGGCGTCTGCGGCAGATCGATGGACGCGTTCGCTTCCTCACCAAGCGAATCGAAGCCGCGGAGGTGATCGATCCGGAAGCTCCAAGAACAGGCCAGCGGGCGACAAGAGCCTTCTTCGGAGCCACCGTACGCTACGCGAATGCCGCAGGTGCCGAAAAAGTGGTCAGCATCGTCGGCACCGATGAAGTCGATCTCGACCGCAACCACATCAGCTGGGACTCCCCCCTCGGCCGCGCACTCATGAAAGCGGCAGAGGACGACGAAGTGGTTCTTCGTGCGCCGGGCGGCATGGAAACCCTGACTGTGCTGGAGGTGCGATACGAGCGCATCTCCGTGGAACCATTCCACGTACCGCCCGCGTCCGATGTCGCGACAAAAGGCCTCGATCGCTGA
- a CDS encoding DUF6980 family protein, which produces MRVNEHCCDMMTTNLAGGETAILFVPKFREYGIRVLDGGSGFIAIEHCPWCGKSLPSALRHVWFKEIESRGFEVGDEAIPTEFLSDAWWRARPQQ; this is translated from the coding sequence ATGAGAGTGAACGAGCACTGCTGTGACATGATGACGACCAATCTTGCGGGAGGCGAGACTGCCATCCTGTTTGTGCCAAAATTTCGGGAGTATGGCATTCGAGTGCTCGACGGAGGCTCCGGTTTCATCGCGATTGAGCATTGTCCGTGGTGCGGCAAAAGCCTTCCCAGTGCACTCCGTCACGTTTGGTTCAAGGAGATTGAATCCAGAGGGTTCGAGGTTGGCGACGAAGCCATTCCTACAGAATTCCTCTCCGATGCATGGTGGAGAGCACGGCCTCAGCAGTGA